The DNA window ACCAGCAGCTCGCCGGGCAGCCACTCGACGCCGGCCATCGCCGCCGCCACGTCGTGGCCCTCGGCCACCTCCGCCTCCGCCTCGATGCCGGTGCCCTCCCAGGCCAGCCGGACGGCGAGCGCGAGGTCGTCCCTGAGCCTGCTCTGGTCCTCGGTGCGCAGGTCGAACGTGATCAGCCGCAGCGGCACCCCCAGCCGCAGCGCCGCCTGCGCCACCCGCCCGACGGCCGCGTCGCACTGCGGCCGGTGCACGTACGCCAGGGTGAGCCTGGCCAGTTTGCCGGCCGGGACGTACTGGGCGGGCGCCACCATGACCGCCTCCGGCGACAGGTGGAGGAGGTGGTCGGCGGTGGTGCCGATGGCGATGCGCCCGTGCTGCCCGCCGGCCGCCGAGCCGACCACGACGAGGTCGGCCCGTATCCGGCTGGCCAGCACGGCGAGGCCGCGCCCGCTGCCCCGGCTCTCGTAGGCGAGGTATTCGGCGGGGGCGTCCCCCAGCTCCTCGGCCGCGTGCGCCAGGTTGGCCTGCGCCTCCACCGCCAGCCCGGGGCTCCCGGGCGGGTAGATCGTCGCCACCGTGAGCTCGCCGCCGGTCACGCTCGTGATGGCCGCGCCCAGCGCCAGAGCCTCCCGCCCGCCCGGCTCGCCGGTGTAGCCGACGATCACGTGCTCTCCGATCACGAATGCCCTCTTACCCGCTTCGAGCAGGGAATACGCGGCATCTCGCCGAACGTTGCAAACGTGCGGAGGCGCAAAGACAGTGAAGATCACTCTTGACACCACGTTCAATGGCTCTCTCGGACAGGTCACCCTCAGCCAGGCCGTTCAGCGGCTCCGGGAGCGCGACCTCGCCTGCACCGTCCCGGCCGACGCCGTGGACCGCAAGGTCACCGTCTTCACCGACTGCGTGAAGCGCGGGTTCACGCCGCTCCGCAGCGAGATCATGGCGGCCTACTACGTGGCCGAGCGCGACGCCGCCATCGAGGCGTTCGACCGCGGGCTGATCACGCAGAGCGAGCTGGAGAGCCGCCAGGCGCAGCTCGTCCGCCTGCTCATCAATGGATCTTGAAGACTTTTTCCCAACATTCCGCC is part of the Nonomuraea coxensis DSM 45129 genome and encodes:
- a CDS encoding universal stress protein, with the protein product MIGEHVIVGYTGEPGGREALALGAAITSVTGGELTVATIYPPGSPGLAVEAQANLAHAAEELGDAPAEYLAYESRGSGRGLAVLASRIRADLVVVGSAAGGQHGRIAIGTTADHLLHLSPEAVMVAPAQYVPAGKLARLTLAYVHRPQCDAAVGRVAQAALRLGVPLRLITFDLRTEDQSRLRDDLALAVRLAWEGTGIEAEAEVAEGHDVAAAMAGVEWLPGELLVCAASEDAQPHRVFLGELAMKMLRASPCPVTVLPRGFS